Genomic window (Salvelinus alpinus chromosome 13, SLU_Salpinus.1, whole genome shotgun sequence):
AAACAGACAACGTACCAGCAGATGAtccaggagagagaaagggagctgCGAGATATTAAACTGGGTGTGTTCCACATCACACGCTTTACAGATGAAGCAGTGGAGAACAGTGAGAGGATCTTTACTGAGATGATCCATTGAGAGAAGGTGCTCTGAGGTGAAGGAGCTGATCAGACCCCAGGAGAGGGCAGCAGTGAGTGGGTCTGAAGGACTCCAGGAGCGACTGAAGCAGAAGGTTGCTGAGCTGGGGAGCAGAGGCGCTGAGCTggagcagctctcacacacagaggatcaCATCCACTTTCTCCAGATTGTCCAGTCTCTCATTGCCCAGCTGGACTCGAAGGGTGTACATAGCCCCTCCTGTTGCCCACGTCTATGGTTCAAAGATGTGACGAGGAGTGTGTCTGAGCTGAAGGAGAGACTGGAGAAAATCTGTCAGTCTCCGTCCTTGGGTCTTGACTCTGTGGACGTCACTATGAGCAGCAATCAGTACAAGCATCTGAAGGTGACCCTGTACAAGTCAGATACAGACACCTGCTTTGGATTTAGACTCTTAAGGCGAACTAACCAATTAGAACCTATGGTAATATCAACTATACTAGACAACTCACCAGCCCATGGGTGTTTGCAAGAAGGAGATGAGGTGGTGACTGTGAACAACGTGCCAGTGGGATATTATGATTTGTTTGAGCTCCAAGACGTGCTTGAAAGGGCTGATCATTGTGGTCTGCTGACCCTGACCGTGTGGAGAAAGGACTAGATAGCAAGTCCTGCTATAGTCTGTAGTCTCCACCTGGGCTGGCTCTATACTCTGACTCCTTTGACTATGTGGGAGCGTCTGCTCAGTGCACTTCGCAAGGCGATAGAGTTGAACAAGGGCTCGGATATGACAAATCATAAGAATTTGAAAGTTTGTTTATTTTTATCAAACGTTTTACAATGCTATGAAGTTGATGTAGGCTGACTAATGATGTTTGTTGCTATTAATAATAATGAAATGTTTTTGCTTCCACATAGATATCATATATAATTTGTCAAAACTAAGCGGCGCagtaaaacaaaaacatttcatATTCAACATGTGAATGGTGTTATAATAATCCATCAGCCTTTGTAATTTATGACAATCAATTAACAATTAAGTGGCATCCTTAGTATGATTAACAAAAATACAATTAactttaaaaaacattttaattcagTCATACTCCAAATAAGCGAACGCAATAGTCAGCAGTTGAAACTGCATTAAACACTATAATGCAAGGTTTTAAATGTAGTATAAAGTTCTGGAAACAGATTCCTCATAGAATATTGTTCAAAGGTACTGTATCATTAAATCATGTGCAATGTGCAGTACTGATGCGTGTTTGCATGTGAAGTATAGATGTATCCATATAAAATCTATAGTAAATGTGAAATTCAGACTTTAGAAATGTGTTTTAATCCCCACCAAGGGAATGGGCAACAGTGACAATGAGGGCTACCAGCAAAATGAACATGGAAACAGACAGTATGACAGTGATGACCACCATGGCTCCACTGCGTGCTGGCAGGCCAGAGTCTATTTGGTTGTGGTCTTTGACTGAAATAAAGAGCATACAAAAACTAAGTTTCAGGTTTTGTTTACTTGCAACTGGAGTCAGAAACCTGTATGTGACGGTGGTGAATATAGACTCCAGATATAAAGGTTAGTAGAATGACATAGAAAGACAATGGGTACTACTGTCTTCAAATACCTTGTCTTGTAGAGACCTCCAGAATGTTGCTCTTCTCTGCCCCTACCACATACTGAAGCCTTGAAATAAATAGAACAGCTATTTAATTGTGGTCAAAATTCTTGAGAAAAAAAAGATAAATACAGGACGATGAAAATGTAAGGGGAAAATAGCTCTATCTACCTGTATGTTGAGCCAGTGGTGAGATTTGTCACTTGATAACCCAGATTTCTGCTGGTAGTGAACTGGGCATTATTCTCAATGGTTGAGATGATGTCCCTTCTGAACCGACAGGGGAGCACTTTGAATATATTGACCAAAGTTTCTGTGGAAGGAGACATTCATACCCCGGTACTATAAATATTACTAATGACAACAATAAAAAATATCATTGGTTTAGTATTTTTGAAATTACAATTGTTACCATTGTCTTGTCAGAATAAAATTATTGGTTTTAGCAATTGAATGGAGAGTTATGCAAGATTCCTCCCATAATCACATTGATATTAGGAGACAAAAGGCCAAAAGGAACACTCACTGCTCTCATTGGTGTCAGTGTTGTTGTACTCCAAAGTCACACTCTGTGTTGCCAAAGCACATGGAGGCAGGCTCAAAAGTAAAGAGTCAGCAAACCTGCCTGTTACAACTCCATCTGACTCTTTCAGAAGGCTCACTTGGAATTCTAGAGTAAAGCAACAATTTGGAAAAGGAATAACCACATGTTATGAATAATGAATCATCAGTGTTACTTAAAAAAACGTATCTCAAAAGATACAGTAATGCACTGTGTTTTTCAAATGTTTAAGATGAGGATATGTTCGATCAAATTCTGACATAATTGTGACTTTGTGTGTTACAATTTCTAGATCAGAAAGGTTTTGACAAACTGAATATGCAATCTTAtagaaatgtaaatgtgtttattAGATCtgtggctcccaagtggcgcagtggtctaaggcactgcatctcagtgctggagatgtcactacagaccctggttcaattccaggctgtatctcaAACGGCTGtgatggggcggcgcacaattggcccaccaTTGTTAGGGTTTGGttggggtaggtcgtcattgtaaataagaaattgtttttcactgacttgcctagttaaataaaggttaattaaaaaaaatatcaaaatcATAACATACCTGCATTTGAAAGGGTGAAAAGCATTCCAAAGAAGATGAACATTGTCCTCATTGTTGTTGATAGATATTAAGCCGTGCTGAGTAGGTGAGACTCGTGTGAACACAACATTATATGGAATGGGAGCGCTGGAATAACTAGAATTGACCTGGATATCCGCGAATCAGGGACAAGGTGCTGCCTGGGAACAATAGAGGGAAACCAGTTTGACCAGGTTTATCTGTGTACTGTCACAACTATTGTTTATCCTATCGCATTTTCTTCAGCCTAATGGTCCACATAGTGTTAAACGTCCCAGTCTTATATATAGTATAGTCCACAGGAGATTGGtggaaccttaattggggagttcatggtaatggctggaatggtatcaaaaacatcaaacacatggtttccatgtgtttgatgccattccattgccTCCAattcagtcattattatgagccgtcctcccctcagcagcctccactggtatagtCAGGTACTAATGAAGGGCCAATGGCTCCTGCCTTATTCCTATTAGATGAAGGTTGAATCTGACAATTTGTTGaatctgttgaatctgacaattaatcttgatggttgtacagtcgtctcaaataaaactgtgaaggacctcggcgttactctggaccccgatctctcttttgatgaacacatcaagactgtttcaaggacagcttttttccatctacgtaacattgcaaatatcagaaactttctgtccaaaaatgacgcTGAAAAATTAattcatgcttttgtcacttctaggttagactactgcaatgctctactttccggctacccggataaagcactaaataaacttcagttagtgctaaacatggctgctagaatcttgactacaacccaaaaatttgatcatattactccagtgctagcctctctacaccggcttcctgttaaggcaagggctgatttcaaggttttactgctaacctagaaagcattacatgggcttgctcctacctatctttccgatttggtcctgccgtacatagctacacgtacgctacggtcacaagacgcaggcctccttattgtccctagaatttctaagcaaacagctggaggtagggctttctcctatagagctccattattatggaatggtctgcctacccatgtgagagacgcagactcggtctcaacctttaagtctttattgaagactcatctcttcagtaggtcctatgattgagtgtagtctggcccaggagtgtgaaggtgaacggaaaggcactggcgcaacgaaccgcccttgctgtctctgcctggccggttcccctctctccactgggattctctgcctctaaccctattacaggggctgaatcactggcttactggtgctcttccatgccgtccctaggaggggtgcgtcacttgagtgggttgagtcactgacgtggtcttcctgtctgggttggcgccccccccttgggttgtgccgtggcggagatctttgtgggctatactcggccttgtctcaggatggtaagttggtggttgaagatatccctctagtggtgtgggggctgtgctttggcaaagtgggtggggttatatcctgcctgtttggccctgtctgggggtatcatcggatggggccacagtgcctcctgacccctcctgtctcagcctccagtatttatgctgcggtagtttgtgtcggggggctagggtcagtctgttatatctgaggtatttctcctgtcttatccggtgtcctgtgtgaatttaagtatgctctctctaattctctctttctttctttctttctttctctctctctcggaggacctgagccctgggaccatgcctcaggactacctggcatttttttattttatttaacctttatttaaccaggtaggcaaattgagaacacgttctcatttacaattgcgacctggccaagataaagcaaagcagttcgacacatacaacaacacatagttacacatggagtaaaacaaacatatagtcaataatacagtgaaaaaaaaaataagtctatatacaatgtgagcaagtgaggtgagataagggaggtgaaggcaaacaaatatatgtataaataaataaaaatataaaaggccatggaggcgaagtgagtacaacacagcaagtaaaataaaaactaaaaaaacactggaatggttggtttgcagtggaagaaagtgcaaagtagagacagaaataatggggtgcaaaggagcaaaataaattaataaataaatacagtaggtaaagaggtagttgtttgggctaaattgtagatgggttatgtacaggtgcagtaatctatgagctgctctgacagccggtgcttaaagctagtgagggagatag
Coding sequences:
- the upk2 gene encoding uroplakin-2 gives rise to the protein MRTMFIFFGMLFTLSNAEFQVSLLKESDGVVTGRFADSLLLSLPPCALATQSVTLEYNNTDTNESKTLVNIFKVLPCRFRRDIISTIENNAQFTTSRNLGYQVTNLTTGSTYRLQYVVGAEKSNILEVSTRQVKDHNQIDSGLPARSGAMVVITVILSVSMFILLVALIVTVAHSLGGD